The following coding sequences lie in one Pempheris klunzingeri isolate RE-2024b chromosome 13, fPemKlu1.hap1, whole genome shotgun sequence genomic window:
- the ppp2r3a gene encoding serine/threonine-protein phosphatase 2A regulatory subunit B'' subunit alpha isoform X2 — translation MMIKETSLRRDPDLRGELAFLARGCDFVLPSRFKKRLKSFQQQQVQSKPEKKPGTPPPAPALATATPAPTPRSPSPPPAPVIVTPPPPAINIPRFYYPRGLPALGPAANHDAAISAIEKAFTEFEEEKADIYEMGKIAKACGCPLYWKAPMFYSAGGERTGFVSVHSFVATWRKLLHSCHDDASRFIYLLSKPGCNYLEQEDFIPLLQDIVDTHPGLTFLKDAPEFHSRYITTVIQRIFYVVNRSWTGRMTMMELRRSNFLQTLALLEEEDDINQITDYFSYEHFYVIYCKFWELDTDHDLYIDPKDLARYNDHASSNRIIERLFSGAVTRGNAVPREGRMSYAEFVWFLISEEDKKNPTSIEYWFRCMDMDGDGVLSMFELEYFYEEQCERMERMGIEPLPFQDLLCQMLDLVKPESQGKITLGDLKRCRMAHIFFDTFFNLEKYLDHEQRDPFAVQKDIDSEGPEPSDWDKYASEEYEILVAEETANEQLHEGSFDDDYESEELQVPGEIGNKMEKLVISDLSA, via the exons ATGATGATCAAAGAGACGTCGTTGCGCCGGGACCCTGACCTCAGGGGGGAGCTGGCCTTTCTGGCCAGGGGGTGTGACTTTGTCCTCCCCTCACGCTTCAAGAAGAGACTTAAGTCCTTCCAGCAGCAACAG GTCCAGTCCAAACCAGAGAAGAAACcaggcacacctccaccagccCCCGCCCTGGCCACAGCCACACCTGCCCCCACACCACGCTCGCCCAGCCCTCCTCCGGCTCCGGTGATtgtcacccctcctccccctgccaTCAACATTCCCAGGTTCTACTACCCCCGTGGGCTCCCTGCCCTGGGCCCGGCCGCCAACCACGACGCAGCCATATCTGCCATTGAGAAAGCTTTCACTGAGTTTGAGGAGGAGAAGGCTGACATATATGAAATGGGCAAGATCGCAAAG gCATGCGGGTGTCCACTCTACTGGAAGGCCCCCATGTTCTACTCAGCGGGTGGTGAGAGGACGGGCTTTGTCTCCGTTCACTCCTTCGTGGCAACCTGGAGGAA gtTGTTGCACAGTTGCCACGATGATGCATCAAGGTTTATTTACCTGCTATCCAAACCTGGCTGTAACTACCTGGAGCAGGAGGACTTTATTCCTCTACTGCAG GACATAGTGGATACACACCCTGGGCTTACATTTCTGAAGGATGCACCTGAATTCCATTCCCGCTACATAACAACG GTGATCCAACGGATATTCTACGTGGTTAACCGCTCGTGGACCGGTCGTATGACCATGATGGAGCTGCGCCGGAGCAACTTCTTACAGACTTTGgccctgctggaggaggaggatgacatcAACCAGATCACTGACTACTTTTCCTACGAACACTTCTATGTCATCTACTGCAAGTTCTGGGAGCTGGACACCGACCATGACCTCTACATCGACCCCAAAGACCTAGCAAGATACAACGACCATG CATCTTCAAACAGAATTATTGAAAGACTGTTTTCAGGGGCCGTTACTCG GGGTAACGCTGTGCCGAGAGAGGGCAGGATGAGCTACGCTGAGTTCGTCTGGTTCCTAATATCTGAGGAAGACAAGAAAAATCCCACCAG cATAGAGTACTGGTTCCGCTGCATGGACATGGATGGTGATGGTGTGCTCTCCATGTTTGAGTTGGAGTATTTCTATGAGGAACAGTGTGAGAGGATGGAAAGGATGGGCATCGAACCTCTGCCTTTCCAGGATTTGCTCTGCCAGATGCTCGACCTGGTCAAACCTGAGAGCCAAG GTAAGATAACCCTTGGTGATTTGAAGCGCTGCCGGATGGCTCACATATTCTTTGACACCTTCTTCAACCTGGAGAAATACCTGGACCATGAACAAAGAGACCCATTTGCTGTACAAAAG GACATTGATAGTGAAGGTCCAGAGCCATCTGATTGGGATAAATATGCTTCAGAGGAGTATGAGATACTGGTAGCAGAGGAGACTGCAAATGAGCAGCTACATGAGGG gtcaTTTGATGATGACTATGAATCAGAGGAGCTCCAAGTCCCTGGAGAGATTgggaataaaatggaaaaactggTCATATCTGACCTGTCAGCATAA